Part of the Cyclopterus lumpus isolate fCycLum1 chromosome 16, fCycLum1.pri, whole genome shotgun sequence genome, TCATTAATCTCTTCTCAAACACTGCTGTTCACATGTCAATCCGAAGGTAACAACTGCATAGCACGCTCCAATTAAAGTATTGTGAACTACAAAACAGAAGggaaatacacaaaataaaaggtttcttGGGGATGAAGTCATGGGTTATATTATTCAGAAAAGAGGGGATTGCTCTTCTATAGTTCCCTATATGTAACTTCAGAAGACAACACAGTGATTATTGGTCATTATTTGACACAAAGGGACTCCATGTTACGGGTTATCagtcatttattgtttttctcatGACATGATAGAAACAATCTGCCAGCCAAGGCTAAATCTAAATGAAGATATTCTGATTTATGGGATGCTACAGTCTGAAGTCATTCAAGTGCTGTGCTGTAACACAGGAAGAGGAGTCTATGTGTCATCAGAGACAGTCACAGccagagttcacacacacacacacacatcagaaaaTCATACTTTATATCAAAATACAGACAGAGCCAGTCGATttgaaaatattacaatatagaCAATCTCTTGCACTGAAATGATACATTACTGGGCTCTTACATTCCCCAGACATCACTTTATCAGCGTAGTCAAGTAAATGAGCTACTGTCAGCTGTAGTAGGAAATAAATGAAGTCAACCAGAAGATAGACCTCTTCTCAATATACTTCATCCATCCACATCCTTGAACGTCACATCTCATCATTAATATGCATGTGCAAATCTCTCAAACACCACCGTTTTAAACTGGACAAGTAGGCCATGTTATTGAGTCAAACAGCATTATGAGAACATGATTCATCTCTTTTGAAAACATTGAGGCAACTGTTAGCGTGTTCACCCAGCCGAAAATGCCACAAAAGTCCTttttgaaatgcaaaacaacGACTATATAAAATACGACCTGGGACTGTGAAGACCCAGAGACGCGTTATCCTGACGTGAGCCAACCGAACTTCAACAACCAAAGAATATGCACATTCTCTAATTCTgacttatatacacacacacacacacacacgtgtaacacTGGTTAAAGCTACATTacaaataaagatataaaaTTAGACAGTACAGTACATCTGAGGTGCTTTTACAAGGTGACAGTCAGTTATCTGCATATATGTAAGTTTTGAATCCTAGTTACACTTGCatgcaacattgttttttacattgcaaACAGATTTAACTTGTTATTAAGGGGATTTAATCCCCCTGTCAACAGAATTATGCATAGTCTAAAATCACTTCAGCCACAATGTCCATAGGAGCATTACtcaatttaaaagaaagaaagcaggaaATAAATAGCCAAAAGAGAGATTTCATGTCCAGGCCAAGTGCAAATGCAAAAAGAACATGAGATATGTATATTAAGATCTCAACAATCACACTGAGAAGGAAAACATATTCAGCAGAGACAGTTCAATCAAGCATCAACGTTTTACAGGATCAAGGCAATTCATTATTGACTTACATTAAGTGGTGAATATAAACCACATGTATCTCTACTGACATAAAGTTTGATTTCTGAGTCAACTTGTGCCCCATAAATCGCCTCGCCACAACTTATTTGCTGAGATTCGTTGCACGCGTTTGGATAGTTACCCTCCGTGGTGACGGCTCCTCGAGGCTCCGATTCGCCACAAGGTCCTGCAGCTGCAGGGCTCCTCCGCCAATGAAGCAGAAGGCCGGACACACCGGAGCTGAACAGTCCATGTGTCCCTCCCAAAGGATCCGCAACGAGTGGGCATCGTAGAAGGTGACAAGTCCTTTGTCACAATCCAGACACACTCCCAGCCGGGGTGGCAGGGGAGCAGTATGAGGGTGAGGATGAGGCATGTTGCTGTGGGAGTGCACTCCCCTCTGGCTCTGGCTGTCCCCCTGGCTCTGAGTGGGACCGTGGCCTTGAGGAAGCAGGATCTTGCCCATGCCTATTGTGAGGAAGCAGTAGGGAGGAGAGTCCTGGCCGTCCTCTGCCCCACTGTCATGGCCACTGTCTGGGTCGCAGCTGGGGGCAGAAGGGATGGAGGAAAAGATTAGATTGTGCAAAAGAGAAACTAAGCAGAGGAGGAAAATGTatctaatatttaaaaagttagAATACAGAAGGGCCTGAAGGAAATACAATACTTTATACTCTACAATGCTAGCTTCTATTTGCACCTGTATTGAATTTGACTGTATTGAAAAATCATTGAAAagcatgaacaaaaaaacagtaatatgaagtttttttttatcaagttgGTTTTCTGTCCCCTAAAACATGTGATCTTAGTCACATGACCTTAGCTGTGTTGGAACTCAAATATACACTACAATATACAATTGTATATTTACAGTGGTGTGTGGAAACTAGGAGTGTGTATGATTATCACTGTAGAGATCATGTAAGACACTCAAAACAGcagtaaatgtgtatatatgcgtTTGCATATTGtgattatgtatgtgtgtgtgtgtgtgtgtgtactattcAATAGTCCTCCATACTTTACATTTGCATTAATCAATGTTATATATCAATAACTGATCAGTGAAAGTCAATGAGGTTCCTCAGGGTTCTGAGAGCTCAGCTGGTTCCTTCATGGTTTGTCTTTTCCTTCTGTTACCTCTTAACACAAAATGAACCATtacattcttaaatgtaatcttATTGATGTTCTGACTGAAGTGAACCAATGTTATCTTTCCTTTTGAGTCctattgttttttaatggaTTATCTCCATGGTTTAAGATTTTGAAGGGGTAACAATCCCTAAAAGTTAATCAACTGTTTTCAACTTTGTCCTGAAACACGAACCCAACACTAATTTCCTTCGCTGAGAAGTTTTGATGAACTAATGCTCTGATTAGCGTCtttaacaaactgtatttaGTCTCATTCAAGACAGACTTTTCACAATAAGATCCACATGAATGAAACAGCGTTCTGAGGGAATAACTGAAAAACACTTTCTCCATCTGAGCGAGCATTAAAGTAGAAACTTTGTTTGATTCAGGAGATTGCTTCCAATTTGTACGCCTTCAAGACAATTGGAAAACGTATCCAAAACTAATAGAGAGACTACAAGATCTATTTGAGTAAGCTTGGTATCATAAAAAAGGCTCAAAAAGACTTGTGAGAGTTGCAGAAGTGTGAGCAACGTTGTTTATGTTATGGGTCAGAGTAAATGACAGTGGAACCCAgcataaaataaagatttaataaacaaaataaaataaaataaccaaCACTGGTTCTACTGCCCCTAGTATAAGGGACGAGAGTAATTTCCATTATTACGTGTTTGTGGGTcagttcattatatttattgtcataagaaacagacattttaatCTAAAGTCTCTATTTAAGAGAGAGCGATTTAGTTACCGAGGGCTGGACATGTCCTGGGGGAGGTGAAACCACTCTTGCAGCTTAGCCTCCTGTCCTACTCCCACCTGAAGAAACAGAAATCTCTGGTCACATCCCTTTTGAGTCAGCATGTACAGCATGTACAGATGATTCCATATACAATGTTATACCAATCCAACTGACCAACACGCATCCCTCTCACCTTTACCAGGTAGGAACTAGGCTCCACAGAGCATGCCCAGTAGTGTCTGCCTTGAGTGACAGCCAAGTCGGCCACCAgtaggtcagaggtcaagtggCAAGAAGTGAGCGTGCGATCGGCCACCTGCAGGAGGGAGAGGCCTGGCACACTGCGAGCATAAGTTTGGCCTCTACCCAATGCCAGCCTGTCAGCATGCAACCCCCAGCGTGAGTCCAAGGAGAAACTCAACACTGAGGGGGGCAGGAAAACGAGTCATACCATGAGGGAAAGGAGgggtgaagagggagagggatggaAAGGAAGGTAACAGAAAGGAGTCACGGGGGAGGAAGGGTTAGATCCTGAAGCCGCGACAGTCAGGCGACAGCAAGTCTGATCACGTAATGAATTAATAGCTAAAGCAGAGTGGGAGGAGAACACATAATAAGAGGCAGATCAGGAGAAAAGGTGTAATCGGGAGAAAAAGTAGGACGAAGGTATCGTTCACGTCTACATATTGTTTCAAACAATCTGGTTTTGTGAAGAAAGGACGAAGCGGCATGTGATGACCCCTCCGCTCCACTAGGTGTCCCTGTTCTTTGACTTGCAGACTGGCTCGTCAGCGTAAGGAGCCACACCTGTGCTCGCTGTGGTTCCTGTTACAAAAgctcaccaccttcctcttgTTTGTTCAAGACTTTCCATACAGGCTTACGGGACTATTTACTGacttccatgtttgttttgttgatgttttaaataaaaaggtattatttatttatttatacactcGTCTGGTCTCCCAACTTTAACGCAGCTTTTGAGTCGGGCTGTGACATGCTAACATTAAAAAGGGAACAAAGGACAATATCAAGgaacaatacatatttgttttaaggaAACAAGGACAGTAAGGAAAGAGTCTGTATGAAACTGAAATGCAGAATACAAAAAGGGTAGTGCTGAagcttaaataaaaaatgggaATAGAGATAATAAAGGGATGAGGAGAAAGGTAAAATATCAAGATTAGTTAACCAATTGAAGAAATGGCAATACTGGAAAAATATCAAACTTAACTATTGACAGAGTATTTTCTTGTATTAccaatgcaaacaaacaaaaccatataataatagaaaaatatAATTGTCTTGATTCTTAAGGCATATTACTTATTCTCCAAGCTATTTACAGTACAATGCTTTGCAATGAATTCAGTGAAACTGCATTGGAAACAAGGAATTGcctcatttgtttttaaaagaatggaaagatttcactttttttgtcgtgaaagaaatataaaaatcaaAAATGTGATGTAAAGTAATAGATGTCCATATCTCACCAGGTGCTGGTGGAGTGTGGAGGTAAACTTCTTCACTGTACTCTCCAAAGCCGGCCTTGTTGCAGCCTCTCACCCTGAGCACGTACACGCTGTCCATCTGCAGCCGATTAACCACAGCAGTGGTTCCTCTCACTTCATCCAAACGCAACCATGCCGTTGCGGCATTAGGGGATCTGGTGCCGCCCCAAGTGGCTGCAGCCCCTCCTGCCCGCCGTTGGTATTCAACAGAGAAGTGCCAAGCAGGGGCCGAGTCCTGAGGGAGGCGCCAGCACAGAAACAGCTGGTCATACGCAAGTGTCTTCTGGGTGTCAATGACTGGAGCCAGTGGGGCTGTGGAGGACACAAAGCAACACATGTGGTGACATTAATGTACTATCcttaagtatattttttttttgggggggggggatcacagAAACAAAAGAGCCTACCTTGTATGAACTCCAAGCTGTGGATGAGCTTGACTTCTTTGGATGTGTCGAGGTGAAAGTGCCCGAAGGAGGGAtcagctgagagagagaaacactggAGGTGTTCTATGGCCTTCACGAGCCtggagggggagagacacacCGAAAGGAAGAGATCTTACCAATTCATTCCCCCGAGGTTTAGGATTCAGCTGAATAAGTGTTACCTGCTGTGGGTGACTCTGGCAGCCTGTACGAAGCAGGGTGCATCGGTCTCCTTGAGCAGCTCCTGTGTGTAGGCCATCAGGCCGTTGTGCTCCAGCAGGCCTCGCCTCTCTGAGACCTGGGCAGACAGGGCATCCTCCCTCTTGCTGCGGGATCCCTCCAGGGCCAGAGCAAGAGCCCCCTGACGCTCCGCTACAGCCGCTCCCAGCTCTCGGATACAGTGGGTCAGCTGATTGAGAGCCACTGCGCTGTTCgcctggagagagacagagtggggAGAGGTGCTGAGTTAAAAAGCAACGATAGATTAGGAATGACAAACACAGGGACAACGTCTCAGCTATTGCCAACGCCGAATTGTGTCGCTGCACTAAAGCCCCTGGCCTCTAGAGGGCCCACTAACACTGCATGTGCCTTTAGCTGCAGTTGTAGATAGATGGATTGCCATTGCATTGAAGCACAATAAACAAGTAGTTTTCTCTAAATCAGTGTGATGTTGATCAGTGTAaacatttttgcattttgtaaGTAAACATCAGTGCTTTCAGCTTGTTCTATAATAGTCATTATTGGTTGTGTTGACCACAGCTACAGCGAGTCACATGGGATAGTCATTAGCATTGCACCCAAATATTGCAGCAGATTCTCTCACTATTTTTGCACATAGAACATTTACGAGGAAACACTTTTGACAAAAGAAGATAAATGACAGTTCACCTCCATCTGTTTGATGGCAGCTTCCAGTTGAGTGATCTGACTCTGTATTGTCTCCTGGTTGGCCACCACAAAGTTGACCTCCTTGGTAACCTTGTCCTGTGAGACCAAAACCGAACAGTTAACATTTCAAGGCTACGAACATCGAGATCTGAACACAGATGAATCTGACTGACCTTGAGGGCCTGGTAGGCCTGTGCCATAGGCAACACTTTGTGTCCATGGTGGACCCGTCGGAGCTTACAAAGTGGGCACAGTAACCTCTGGCAGTCACGGCAGTACCACTGCAGTCTCTCCTGCTCATGCTCAGTGCACATCAGGACCTGGAGCACGAAAGAGGGTTGAGCCCAATGACAACAGAAGCTTCTGTATACAGTGAACACAACACAAGAAAACAGACAAACCTTGGGCCGAAAGTTGTTGGTGGGTAGAATATGTTCGTGCTGAGCTCGAGGGGTTCCCCAGGGGTGGTAGAGTTTGAAACACTCGTTACAGAAGTTGGACTTGCAATCAGCGCAGCCCTTCGAGGCCTCCAGAGACTGGGGAGGCTTACAGAAACCACACATGATGGCCACACTGCCCAGGCTTAAGGTGTGCCTGTACCTGAAAGGCAGACATGGGTACAGGGAGATAAGGGCAGGAAAGGAGGAGTCGTAAAACTCAACAAAAGGGAAGATTGAGCTCATCCGAGTTTGCCCTGCTCTGTTTTTAGTAGTTAGGAGTCCAACCCCGTAACGGCCTGACCTGGATACGTCGCCACCAGATGCCTTGTTGCTGCGTCTTGCGCAGTAAAACATGCAGCGTCACACTTTCCTGACCAACACAACCACAGTCTAGGGACTCAGCAGCTGCACTCATCAAACATAACTCTCTGCCcgtctcagagggcttttccCCAAGCAGCTCCTCGCAGTTTGATCCTCACCGTTTTTTAACTGATAAAAGAAGAGGATGATTTTAACATTAAAGAAAGATGAGAAGGACTTCACTTCAAACTTCCTTGACGTTAGTTTGGTTTGAATTGGACAACTTTGCCACAGTTGTTATTGCACAATACAATGCAGTTTTTGAGCCATACAAATCGGCTCTTCGAGTTAGCTTTTGATCAGGAGAAAAGGAAAGATTCATTAACTCCTCCCAGGTAATTATTTACTATCTAATTTATAAGGCAGTATTGACTCGCTGCCTGTCTTTATTGCCTGTAGGATCTTTATGATTTCTGTTAGTGAGCTGATGAGAAATGATCATGGGGTGAAATAACACAGCACAAGacatgtgtgtgtcatgcaATGTCAGCTCTCATTACGCCTGATACACTATAttacacagtacagtatattatacatattacaCAGTATATTGCACAGTATACTGCACAGTATattttacagtatattacacagtatattatacagtatattacacaGTATATTACACagtatattatacagtatattgcacAGTATATTGCACagtatattatacagtatattacacaGTATATTACACagtatattatacagtatattgcacagtatattatacagtatattgcacagtatattatacagtatattacacaGTATCTACATACAAACCTCTCCACAATCCGCTCCAGTGTGAGGTTGCGGAGGCAGTCTGTCAGGCCTCTCTCTCCGAGCTCTACATCCTGCTGACAGGAAGGACACGGGAACAACATGGGGGGAGGGGCCGCGTCCTTCCGTCTCCGCCCTGGGTATGTCCCGCACACTGAGAGGAGGACGGAGGTGTAAAGGAGGGAAGacgaaggagaaggagacatggATAGAGGATGGATAaaaaatggattaaaaaaaaaagcagttcaCTTTGGAGGAAACACAATttgcttacacacacaaacacacacacacacacacacacacacacacaatgaaactgCACCTGCTCGACAGATGCTTACTGCCTTTTGTGCCTCCTTGACTCTGTCTCTGTGGCCTTTGCTCTACATGCACTTCAATAAGTCATGAGTTGAATGCATAAAGTGCTGCATGCTCAGCAGGATACGGATGTGTCAGCTACATCACCTATGAAACTCTGATGCTAAAAACCCAGTGATGTCATCTGACGCCGCCATCTTTTAATTTTGACCAAATGATGTCCCTCTAAGTTGACCCAATGCTGagatcattcattttaattgtcaAATTCCCATCAGTtgtcccaaacacacacacatataatctCCACATCCTTTCCACATCCTTTCGCCACCTGTTCTGAGGACCCGTTCCAGGCGGTCGGGGGTCCTGGGTGTGGGTCTTCGAGCCTGTCGTGGGGAGCGAGTGTTGGGTGTGGAGGCCGGCGAGTTGGGCTCTGGAGGGAGGTCTGGAGGAGGATACCCTTTTTGTACCAACACCTCCACCGCACACAgtagacacacactgtgctgGCACGGCAGCAAGATGGGCTGCTTCACCATCTCATCGCACACCGGGCAATGCAGTTCCTGTTCCATACTCTTCATGTTGGACTGGAGGGGAGAGGTTCAAGAAGAGAAATGAGTGAGGAGTCAGATTCGATAAAGGCTGAGTCACTagagtaaaaaaagaatccaCTGCTCTTCACATTCTGCAGTTTCTGGGACTTGTAAAATGAAAAGTGCATGAGATGTGTAGGAGTCGCGTGGCAACCAACACTGGTTTTGTTCAGTTTGATGTTTGATGTATAGAGCACAGGGAGGGAACATGCAGGGGAGGAAATAGCTTTCCCTGACTTCAGGTGTTAGCCTGTCTGGAGCTTCACTTTCCCCTTTGAACACTCCAGGTATAGAATTAGATAAACTCATATCACATAGGATATCATGGTTTGGTAACTGAGTATTACACGCCTCCAAGGGAACaataaatcacaaacaaatTTAGCTTTCAGTTGTTTTTAAAGCGTTGCTGACTGAGGCCCAGTTCCGGTGTGCTAAACGCAGCATCCCGTTTCTATGACAACGCACACATCAGTTCTGCCCCATCGTCTGTGGCCCGAAAGCGTTTGAAGATTTGAACATATTTGTGGATTATATTCGCCAAACATCCACCGCGTTATTTGATACGACGTTCGGGTGTAGCCGACGATGATTTCTGGCCTTGCTTCGTATGTGTCCGCCCACAGTGCGCGAGCTTTGCCAAAAAGCAAACCTGTCTTTGATTGTATTAATGCACAAAAAATACTCTGACGGAAGAAATGCCTCTCAATCCATCACAGTCCtgttcagacgggtcgagaggaGATATGGCACAATTGTTGAATTACATTTGAGGGTGGAGGACAAAAGATACCGGTGGTATGTTTAAAATAAGCACacgtggtttaaaaaaaaaaatgagcgTAATAAAATGAGCGTCATACTTACACTAATGCGAACCAGCGCGTCCATGATAGAGGTGAATGTTTCTAACTCCGCTTCAGCCATAACGTTACCTCAAAGATGTCAGCGGCACTGCGAGACAACAGCTACACCTGTTTATTCTGGGGAACGACGGGGATCGTGCGGAGGAGAAGGCGACCCTGCACCGTAATTGGTGAACCACCACAACAGATTTGCGTTTGTGGTTTTTTTCTCTGCTCAGTGTGAGCTGTCATGCGCGCGCGgattctgtgtctgtctcaaAGCAGCGACTCGCCTCGGTGTAGATAtaggatggggggtgggggggattggTAGGGCCTGGTTTAAGGTATTTCACAGCCGCATTGCCCAAGAAAACATTGAAGATGTTGCATTgttaaaatatgtattgttatgttactgcaTTATCAtactgaggtttttttttaaatatatatatttgcatattttaccATTTAATCCTCTCGCTTCCTTCTTGCTATATTATTTTGCATTTAGCAGTTAGTCCAAATTAatctccttgttgttgttttcagaggTGCGTGTCTTTTAAATATGTCCCAATTGTTTGTGGCCCAGTTTTCATAGTACCGCTAGAGGGCAGTATTGCGTAAGAAACACGTGAAGGTCCTCTCTCAATTACTGTCCGTGTCCGGAACCCATTGGAGATTGGTCGTTAGTGAAACCGGACTGTAATTAAGAATGCACCAGCTCAAATTTATGATGTCGGTTGTTGTAGCAACCGTCTTCAGGCGCAATAGTGTGGATATAGTCTATCTCGGTTGTGTTGATCGTAATAGtaaataacttaaatattaGTCGCGATATGTTAAATATTTCTAATTTGTCTGCGTTTCTGGTTTATGTTCGCCTTGGAAAGTTTACGTAACGTTACGCTTATGTGTCAGACTGCCGCTAAGTGCAAAGGCTAAATGAGCACACCACATCAACATTGTGGCAAATAACGCAGCCTTTATTTGCGCCTCGTGTTTCGGTAGACAGCTGCTCGGTATGTCGGCTGTCAGCAGCCTCGTGCCTGCCCGCTTCTTGACCATTACAGCTCACCTTGTCATCGTTATCACGATCTTTTGGTCGAGGGTAAGTAAACAGATTGTATTCACGCACTCTAACCCGGAAGTGATATATTAAGTTCGAATTGATGTTGcatctgagttttttttttaaatatatatatttgcatattttaccATTTAATCCTCTCGCTTCCTTCTTGCTATATTATTTTGCATTTAGCAGTTAGTCCAAATTAatctccttgttgttgttttcagaggTGCGTGTCTTTTAAATATGTCCCAATTGTTTGTGGCCCAGTTTTCATAGTACCGCTAGAGGGCAGTGTTGCGTAAGAAACACGTGAAGGTCCTCTCTCAATTACTGTCCGTGTCCGGAACCCATTGGAGATTGGTCGTTAGTGAAACCGGACTGTAATTAAGAATGCACCAGCTCAAATTTATGATGTCGGTTGTTGTAGCAACCGTCTTCAGGCGCAATAGTGTGGATATAGTCTATCTCGGTTGTGTTGATCGTAATAGtaaataacttaaatattaGTCGCGATATGTTAAATATTTCTAATTTGTCTGCGTTTCTGGTTTATGTTCGCCTTGGAAAGTTTACGTAACGTTACGCTTATGTGTCAGACTGCCGCTAAGTGCAAAGGCTAAATGAGCACACCACATCAACATTGTGGCAAATAACGCAGCCTTTATTTGCGCCTCGTGTTTCGGTAGACAGCTGCTCGGTATGTCGGCTGTCAGCAGCCTCGTGCCTGCCCGCTTCTTGACCATTACAGCTCACCTTGTCATCGTTATCACGATCTTTTGGTCGAGGGTAAGTAAACAGATTGTATTCACGCACTCTAACCCGGAAGTGATATATTAAGTTCAAATTGATGTTGCATCTATAATGCAAGTTGGTGTTTTTCATGCAAAGctgtttgaaatgtttgtttccCAGGAAAACAACGTGAGGGCTTGCTTGCCTTTGGATTACACGCAGGAGCAGTATGACGATGAAGACCGGAAGTAAgggcacactcacacacgcacacaaagtaAG contains:
- the trim46a gene encoding tripartite motif-containing protein 46 isoform X2 → MAEAELETFTSIMDALVRISSNMKSMEQELHCPVCDEMVKQPILLPCQHSVCLLCAVEVLVQKGYPPPDLPPEPNSPASTPNTRSPRQARRPTPRTPDRLERVLRTVCGTYPGRRRKDAAPPPMLFPCPSCQQDVELGERGLTDCLRNLTLERIVERYRHTLSLGSVAIMCGFCKPPQSLEASKGCADCKSNFCNECFKLYHPWGTPRAQHEHILPTNNFRPKVLMCTEHEQERLQWYCRDCQRLLCPLCKLRRVHHGHKVLPMAQAYQALKDKVTKEVNFVVANQETIQSQITQLEAAIKQMEANSAVALNQLTHCIRELGAAVAERQGALALALEGSRSKREDALSAQVSERRGLLEHNGLMAYTQELLKETDAPCFVQAARVTHSRLVKAIEHLQCFSLSADPSFGHFHLDTSKEVKLIHSLEFIQAPLAPVIDTQKTLAYDQLFLCWRLPQDSAPAWHFSVEYQRRAGGAAATWGGTRSPNAATAWLRLDEVRGTTAVVNRLQMDSVYVLRVRGCNKAGFGEYSEEVYLHTPPAPVLSFSLDSRWGLHADRLALGRGQTYARSVPGLSLLQVADRTLTSCHLTSDLLVADLAVTQGRHYWACSVEPSSYLVKVGVGQEAKLQEWFHLPQDMSSPRCDPDSGHDSGAEDGQDSPPYCFLTIGMGKILLPQGHGPTQSQGDSQSQRGVHSHSNMPHPHPHTAPLPPRLGVCLDCDKGLVTFYDAHSLRILWEGHMDCSAPVCPAFCFIGGGALQLQDLVANRSLEEPSPRRVTIQTRATNLSK
- the trim46a gene encoding tripartite motif-containing protein 46 isoform X1: MAEAELETFTSIMDALVRISSNMKSMEQELHCPVCDEMVKQPILLPCQHSVCLLCAVEVLVQKGYPPPDLPPEPNSPASTPNTRSPRQARRPTPRTPDRLERVLRTGPSPSSSLLYTSVLLSVCGTYPGRRRKDAAPPPMLFPCPSCQQDVELGERGLTDCLRNLTLERIVERYRHTLSLGSVAIMCGFCKPPQSLEASKGCADCKSNFCNECFKLYHPWGTPRAQHEHILPTNNFRPKVLMCTEHEQERLQWYCRDCQRLLCPLCKLRRVHHGHKVLPMAQAYQALKDKVTKEVNFVVANQETIQSQITQLEAAIKQMEANSAVALNQLTHCIRELGAAVAERQGALALALEGSRSKREDALSAQVSERRGLLEHNGLMAYTQELLKETDAPCFVQAARVTHSRLVKAIEHLQCFSLSADPSFGHFHLDTSKEVKLIHSLEFIQAPLAPVIDTQKTLAYDQLFLCWRLPQDSAPAWHFSVEYQRRAGGAAATWGGTRSPNAATAWLRLDEVRGTTAVVNRLQMDSVYVLRVRGCNKAGFGEYSEEVYLHTPPAPVLSFSLDSRWGLHADRLALGRGQTYARSVPGLSLLQVADRTLTSCHLTSDLLVADLAVTQGRHYWACSVEPSSYLVKVGVGQEAKLQEWFHLPQDMSSPRCDPDSGHDSGAEDGQDSPPYCFLTIGMGKILLPQGHGPTQSQGDSQSQRGVHSHSNMPHPHPHTAPLPPRLGVCLDCDKGLVTFYDAHSLRILWEGHMDCSAPVCPAFCFIGGGALQLQDLVANRSLEEPSPRRVTIQTRATNLSK